The DNA sequence TACATTTTTCGAACAGTGAACATCATGGCCACCCGACAGAAAAGCCTTTGGCGCTTTTCGAGTGGTTGATCCGCGCCTACACCAACGAAGATAACTTGGTTTTGGACCACTGCGTCGGAAGCGGAACCACAGCGGTCGCCGCGGAGAGATTGGGACGGCGCTGGCTGGCCGTCGAGAAAGAGTTGGAGTACTGCACCATCGCGAAAAGAAGACTGGAGGAAAACGGTTGATGAAAAGGGGGAAGGGCGGGGGCTCTCTTCCCTGCTTTTTTTATTTTGTTATATTTGTTATAAAGGTGTTATAACGAAAGAAAAAAGGGCTTACGCTCATCTGCGTAAACCCTTGGTATTACTTGGAGCGGAAGACGGGATTTGGACCCGCGACCCCAACCTTGGCAAGGTTGTGCTCTACCCCTGAGCTACTTCCGCGTTTAAATTACCTGGTGGCGGGACCCAGAATCGAACTGGGGACACGCGGATTTTCAGTCCGCTGCTCTACCATCTGAGCTATCCCGCCTCATCCTGCTATATTTCAAAATGGCGGGGCCGACGAGACTCGAACTCGCGACCTTCGGCGTGACAGGCCGACACTCTAACCAACTGAGCTACGACCCCGCATTTTTCACACAAATGGGCGAAACAGGGTTCGAACCTGTGACTCCCTGCGTGTAAGGCAGGTGTTCTACCACTGAACTATCCGCCCTTAAACATAGTAGAAGTATACCCGTCTATTCCTTTTTTGTCAACATTGCAGTCACCCCCTGTAGGGCAACAGCATTTACTTTTGAGTAAAAAGAATCTTCGACAATACATCCTGCTTGAGAGCGGCTTGAAGTATCTTTTTTCTGGCCTCGAGTTGTTTGCGTCCGAGGCAGGCCTTCTTAGTCAAAAACAGCACGCTTTTCCGTAAAACATTCATGTTTAGCTCATATCCACTGTGATTATATTTTCCTCTACATCAATTATGTCCAGAAGCATGTCCAGAAGTTCTGGC is a window from the Synergistaceae bacterium genome containing:
- a CDS encoding site-specific DNA-methyltransferase translates to HFSNSEHHGHPTEKPLALFEWLIRAYTNEDNLVLDHCVGSGTTAVAAERLGRRWLAVEKELEYCTIAKRRLEENG